A window from Synechococcus sp. RSCCF101 encodes these proteins:
- a CDS encoding Gfo/Idh/MocA family protein — protein sequence MTTGSPIGVAIAGLGFGLKVHLPACRASAEVEPVALWHPRAERLEEACRGASLPGTDDFSALLAMPGVEAVIIATPPAARFDLARRALEAGRHVLLEKPVGLNAGEAESLQRLALERGLSVAVDFEYRAVPLFQQLAALLEQGVLGDPWLIKLDWLMSSRADPARPWNWYSDAGQGGGVIGALATHAVDMLHWLIGPTESISGRLATAIGERPDPSQGGVPRAVSSEDVALAQLTLRPREGLTVPAQVSLSAVARQGRGCWLECYGSEATLVLGSDNQADYVHGFGLWMAAPGQPLRSVAADPALAFPTTWSDGRIAPVLRLLDWWADSIRSGRPMSPGLSEGVLSQRVCDLWRSSAESGMSLTIGGGD from the coding sequence ATGACGACCGGTTCCCCCATCGGAGTGGCCATCGCCGGCCTCGGTTTCGGCCTCAAGGTGCACCTGCCGGCCTGCAGGGCCTCGGCCGAGGTCGAGCCGGTGGCCCTGTGGCACCCCCGGGCCGAACGGCTGGAGGAGGCCTGTCGTGGGGCGTCCCTTCCCGGTACCGACGACTTCAGTGCACTGCTCGCCATGCCCGGTGTGGAGGCGGTGATCATCGCCACACCCCCGGCTGCGCGCTTCGATCTGGCCCGCCGGGCCCTCGAGGCCGGCCGTCACGTGCTGCTGGAGAAGCCGGTGGGGCTCAACGCCGGGGAGGCCGAGAGCCTGCAGCGGTTGGCTCTGGAGCGGGGTCTGAGCGTGGCAGTGGATTTCGAGTACCGGGCCGTGCCCCTGTTCCAGCAGCTGGCGGCCCTGCTGGAACAGGGGGTGCTGGGCGACCCCTGGCTGATCAAGCTCGACTGGCTGATGAGCAGCCGTGCCGATCCGGCCAGGCCCTGGAACTGGTATTCCGATGCCGGGCAGGGCGGGGGTGTGATCGGTGCCCTCGCGACGCATGCCGTGGACATGCTGCACTGGCTCATCGGACCGACGGAGTCGATCAGCGGCCGCCTCGCCACCGCCATCGGCGAACGACCCGATCCGTCCCAGGGCGGGGTGCCCCGTGCGGTGAGCAGCGAGGACGTGGCTCTGGCCCAGCTGACCCTGCGCCCGCGTGAGGGGCTGACGGTGCCCGCTCAGGTGAGCCTTTCGGCCGTGGCCCGCCAGGGCAGGGGCTGCTGGCTCGAGTGCTACGGCAGTGAGGCCACCCTGGTCCTCGGCAGCGACAACCAGGCCGATTACGTCCATGGCTTCGGGCTGTGGATGGCCGCACCCGGCCAGCCCCTGCGCAGTGTGGCCGCCGATCCGGCCCTCGCCTTCCCCACCACCTGGAGTGACGGGCGCATCGCACCGGTGCTGCGGCTGCTGGACTGGTGGGCGGACAGCATCCGTTCCGGACGGCCGATGAGCCCCGGTCTCAGTGAAGGGGTGCTCAGTCAGCGGGTCTGCGACCTCTGGCGGAGCTCGGCCGAATCCGGAATGAGCCTGACGATCGGGGGCGGGGACTGA
- the accD gene encoding acetyl-CoA carboxylase, carboxyltransferase subunit beta, with the protein MSLFDWFADRRKTQPAVRGTQEIDDTDALWSKCPECGLVAYRKDLIANASVCSGCGHHLRIDSAARIAVIADEGSFDALDSDLSPTDPLGFKDRRSYADRLRDTQRNTGLTDAVITGLCRVEGIPLALAVMDFRFMGGSMGSVVGEKITRLIEEATSRGMAVMVVCASGGARMQEGMLSLMQMAKVSGALERHRERGLLYLPLLTHPTTGGVTASFAMLGDLILAEPRAMIGFAGRRVIEQTLREKLPDDFQTAEYLQDHGFVDMIVPRTQLRRTLSDLLQLHGAAPAHAA; encoded by the coding sequence GTGTCCCTTTTCGACTGGTTCGCCGATCGGCGCAAGACGCAGCCCGCCGTGCGCGGGACCCAGGAGATCGACGACACCGATGCCCTGTGGAGCAAGTGCCCCGAATGCGGGCTGGTGGCCTACCGCAAGGACCTGATCGCCAATGCCAGCGTCTGCAGCGGCTGTGGTCATCACCTGCGCATCGACAGCGCCGCCCGGATCGCGGTGATCGCCGATGAGGGGTCGTTCGATGCCCTCGACAGCGATCTGAGCCCCACCGATCCACTCGGGTTCAAGGACCGGCGCAGCTACGCCGACCGGCTTCGCGACACCCAGCGCAACACCGGTCTCACCGATGCCGTGATCACGGGCCTCTGCCGGGTGGAGGGAATTCCCCTGGCCCTGGCCGTGATGGACTTCCGCTTCATGGGCGGTTCGATGGGATCGGTGGTGGGAGAGAAGATCACCCGCCTGATCGAGGAGGCCACGTCCCGCGGCATGGCCGTGATGGTGGTCTGCGCCTCCGGTGGCGCGCGCATGCAGGAGGGCATGCTCAGCCTGATGCAGATGGCGAAGGTGTCGGGTGCGCTGGAGCGGCACCGGGAGCGCGGCCTGCTCTACCTGCCGCTGCTGACCCATCCCACCACCGGCGGTGTCACCGCCAGCTTCGCCATGCTCGGGGACCTGATCCTGGCGGAGCCCAGAGCCATGATCGGCTTTGCCGGCCGGCGGGTGATCGAGCAGACCCTGCGCGAGAAGCTGCCGGACGACTTCCAGACCGCCGAATACCTGCAGGACCACGGCTTCGTGGACATGATCGTGCCCCGCACCCAGCTGCGCCGGACCCTCTCCGACCTGCTGCAGCTCCACGGCGCAGCCCCGGCCCATGCCGCCTGA
- a CDS encoding A24 family peptidase — protein sequence MAALAFPTAVLGACVGSFLNVVAWRLPRGESLLHPGSHCPRCGAGLTWIENLPVLGWLRLRGRCAHCSAPIAARYPAVEVLTAGLWVSVLAAGPGSWSELLAGWLLLSWLLAMALIDLDHLWLPEPLCRWGTIAGIVATLLLAPAGSLRPLLLAHLLAAALALLALESLSALAERVLGQPALGLGDAKLAAMLGAWLGPLGVAIALALAVFSGAVYGLTGRLSGLLAPRQAFPFGPFLALGGWLVWVLGPQWWLRLWLEWPLLIQG from the coding sequence ATGGCCGCTCTGGCCTTCCCCACCGCTGTGCTCGGAGCCTGTGTGGGCAGTTTTCTCAATGTGGTGGCCTGGCGTCTCCCACGGGGCGAGTCCCTGCTGCATCCCGGCAGCCATTGCCCCCGCTGCGGCGCCGGCCTGACCTGGATCGAGAACCTCCCGGTGCTGGGCTGGCTGCGTCTCCGGGGACGCTGTGCCCACTGCAGCGCCCCGATCGCCGCGCGATACCCCGCCGTGGAGGTCCTCACGGCCGGTCTCTGGGTCAGTGTCCTGGCCGCCGGGCCGGGCAGCTGGAGCGAGCTGCTGGCGGGCTGGCTGCTGCTCAGCTGGCTGCTGGCTATGGCGCTGATCGACCTGGATCACCTCTGGCTGCCCGAGCCCCTCTGCCGCTGGGGAACCATCGCCGGAATCGTCGCCACCCTGCTCCTGGCTCCGGCCGGGTCCCTGCGGCCGCTGCTCCTGGCCCATCTGCTGGCGGCCGCCCTGGCCCTGCTGGCCCTGGAGTCGCTCAGCGCCCTGGCCGAGCGGGTGCTGGGCCAGCCGGCTCTGGGTCTGGGTGACGCCAAGCTGGCTGCCATGCTCGGGGCCTGGCTGGGACCGCTGGGCGTGGCCATCGCCCTGGCTCTGGCCGTGTTCAGCGGAGCGGTGTACGGCCTCACCGGCCGGTTGAGCGGGCTGCTGGCCCCCCGCCAGGCCTTTCCCTTCGGTCCCTTCCTTGCCCTCGGCGGCTGGCTGGTGTGGGTGCTGGGGCCCCAGTGGTGGCTCCGGCTCTGGCTGGAGTGGCCTCTTCTGATCCAGGGCTGA